A DNA window from Entelurus aequoreus isolate RoL-2023_Sb linkage group LG24, RoL_Eaeq_v1.1, whole genome shotgun sequence contains the following coding sequences:
- the kcnj11 gene encoding ATP-sensitive inward rectifier potassium channel 11, producing the protein MLSRKGLIPEDYLLTRLAEDVLQHPKFKAKSRKARFVAKNGRCNVAHTNIREQGRFLQDVFTTLVDLKWLHTLIIFTMSYLCSWLLFGMIWWLIAFAHGDLDPHGGDLAPCVTQIHSFSSAFLFSIEVQVTIGFGARMVTEECVSAIAVLIVQNIVGLIINAVMLGCIFMKTAQARRRAETLIFSKHAVVSVRNNRLCFMVRIGDLRKSMIISATVRMQVVRRTSTEEGEVVPLDQIDIHMDNPVGTNGVFLVSPLVICHVIDQRSPLYDLSAADLQHHDVEVIVVLEGVVETTGITTQARTSYVSEEILWGQRFVPTVSEEEGMYAVDYSKFGNTVKVPTPACSARKLDEVGGIARYKLLEGVTLRPFVRKRRGSSVRRRSGLESMQGSHSDPLRWSTEVSEG; encoded by the coding sequence ATGTTGTCCAGGAAAGGACTCATCCCGGAGGACTACTTGCTGACGCGCCTGGCGGAAGATGTCCTGCAGCACCCGAAGTTCAAGGCGAAAAGCCGGAAAGCGCGCTTCGTGGCCAAGAACGGCAGGTGCAACGTGGCGCACACCAACATCCGCGAGCAAGGTCGCTTCCTGCAGGACGTGTTCACCACGCTGGTGGACCTGAAATGGCTCCACACGCTCATCATCTTCACCATGTCCTACCTGTGCAGCTGGCTGCTCTTCGGCATGATCTGGTGGCTCATCGCCTTCGCGCACGGCGACCTGGACCCGCACGGCGGCGACTTGGCGCCGTGCGTGACGCAGATCCACTCCTTCTCGTCCGCCTTCCTCTTCTCCATCGAGGTGCAGGTGACCATCGGCTTCGGCGCGCGCATGGTGACGGAGGAGTGCGTGTCCGCCATCGCCGTGCTGATCGTGCAGAACATCGTGGGGCTCATCATCAACGCCGTCATGCTGGGCTGCATCTTCATGAAGACTGCGCAGGCGCGCCGGCGCGCCGAGACGCTGATCTTCAGCAAGCACGCGGTGGTGTCGGTGCGCAACAACCGGCTGTGCTTCATGGTGCGCATCGGGGATCTGCGCAAGAGCATGATCATCAGCGCCACCGTGCGGATGCAGGTGGTGCGGAGGACGAGCACGGAGGAGGGCGAGGTGGTGCCGCTGGACCAGATCGACATCCACATGGACAACCCGGTGGGCACCAACGGGGTTTTCCTGGTGTCCCCGCTGGTCATCTGCCACGTCATCGACCAGCGCAGCCCCTTGTACGACCTGTCCGCCGCCGACCTGCAGCACCACGACGTGGAGGTCATCGTGGTgctggagggggtggtggagacCACCGGCATCACCACGCAGGCCAGGACCTCCTACGTGTCCGAGGAGATCCTGTGGGGGCAGCGCTTCGTGCCCACCGTGTCCGAGGAGGAGGGCATGTACGCGGTGGACTACTCCAAGTTCGGGAACACGGTGAAGGTGCCCACGCCGGCCTGCAGCGCCAGGAAGCTGGACGAGGTGGGCGGCATCGCGCGCTACAAACTGCTGGAGGGCGTCACCCTGCGGCCGTTTGTCAGGAAGCGGCGGGGGTCCAGCGTGCGTCGTCGCTCCGGGTTGGAGAGCATGCAAGGATCTCATTCCGATCCACTCAGGTGGTCCACGGAGGTGTCAGAGGGATGA